Genomic window (Peromyscus eremicus chromosome 12, PerEre_H2_v1, whole genome shotgun sequence):
ggaggaagggagggagggagggagggagagagagaagagagagaggaggggaggggagaggggaaagggggaggggaagaggagggggagagggggaggggaggagagagaggagagaagggagagatagagagagaagagagggaggagagaggggggagagaggagaggggagaagggggagtggggaggggagagagaggagagggagagacagaaacagagacagagagagagaggagagagagatggatataaacatgggccaaaaaaaaaatttgcggAGCCGTCGACCCGGGTTTGCAGCACTCGCAGAGACCTCTAGGTGGCAGAAGCAACGGCGGCGTGCAGTCGCATTTAGGCGTGTGCGTCGGGGTGGGGCCTCGGCAGCGTTCGGGGCGGAGTCCGGATGCTGCAGCCCGTGCCCTCCGGTCTCCAGGCGGCGTTCGGCAGCGATGGCTTGGCCCCGCGTGCAGCTGGTTGTCACCGCTGATGACTTTGGTTACTGCCCGAGGCGCGATGAGGGCATCGTGGAGGCCTTCCTGGCAGGGACTGTGACCAGCGTGTCACTGCTGGTCAACGGCACAGCCGCAGAGAGCGCGGCCGAGCTGGCCCGCAGGTAAGGGCGGCCCCCCGCAGGGCCGGGCGGTTGGGGGGCCGCCCGCTCGGTGGCAGACTGCTCGCTCTCGCGCTCCGCCTGCAGACACAGCATTCCCACGGGCCTCCACGCCAACCTGTCTGAGGGCCGTCCTGTGGGTCCGGCCCGCCACAACGCCTCGTCGCTCCTCAGCCCAGAAGGCTTCTTCCTCGGGAAGATGGGATTTCGGGAGGCCTTAGCGGCTGGAGACGTTGCTTTGCCCCAGGTGCGGAGGCGTGCCTGCAGGGGGATGCTCATCAAGATCCTCCAAGCTCAGCCCAGAGGTTTTAAAGGAAGTCGTTGGGGCAAACGCGGGCGCTGGATACGCTCCTGGTTCAAACACTGGAGCAGTCACACCGTAGCACCAAACGGAGCTCTTCGTTTGTGGCTGCTTCCAGAAGTTCAAGGTATCTGTGCCCCTCCAGGTGCGGGAGGAACTAGAAGCTCAGCTCAGCCGCTTCCGGGAGTTGTTGGGCAGGTCCCCCACGCACGTAGACGGGCACCAGCACGTGCACGTGCTCCCAGGTACGCGGATTGAAGCGccctgatgggggtgggggtgggggctgcttTCCAGGGTTGGTGGGGGGTCGATGCTGAGCCCACCCCTCCAAGCAGGAGTGTGTCAGGTGTTCGCCGAGGCTCTGCAGGCGTTCGGGGTGCGCTTCACACGGCTGCCAGTAGAATGCGGCGTGGGCAGCTGCTCGTGGCTGGAAGCACCAGCGCGTGCCTTCGCCTGCACTGTGGAGCGCGATGCCCGGGCTGCCATGGGCCCCTTCTCCCGCCACGGCCTGCGGTGAGCACCGCCCTCCTCCACCCTATCCAACCCTGCCGAGTCCCCAAAGGTCCTAGTGCGTTCACGTGGCCAGATGTGCCCTTTTCTCAGCCAAACAAGTTAGGCATTGAGCTGCTGTCCTGCTTCACCCTCCGCCTAGCCCTACCGGAACTTAGGCAACACCTCTATTGTGGCACTCACAGGTGGACCGACGCCTTTGTGGGCCTGAGCACTTGTGGCCGCCACATGTCTGCTCACCGAGTCTTGGCGTCACTGGCACGGGCCCTCGAAGATATCCCTGCTGGCCGTGCCCTGACTGCCGAACTGATGGCACACCCAGGATACCCCAGTGTGCCTCCAGCAGGGGGCTGCGGTGAGGGCCCCGACGCTTTCTCTTGTTCTTGGGAGCGGCTGCATGAGCTGCACGTCCTCACTGCACCCACCTTGCGGGCTCGGCTGGCCCAGAATGGTGTGCAGCTCTGCGCCCTAGACGACCTGGATTCCAAAAGGCCCGGGGAAGGGGTCCCCTGTGAGGCAACTCTTGAGCCCTTCCTGGAGCCTTCCCTACCCTGACACCAAAGGCTAGCTACGAACTGCCTCTCACTGTGGAGGAAGGCCAGGGCTAAAGCTCTGGTTCAGCGTGGAACCAGGCCTTGGAGCAGGGTCTGGTTTCTTAGAATGACAAGTCACTAACCCAGGTCCTCGCCGCTGAGCAGTACTGGGCAGCCTTGCCTGCTGCAGGCAGGGCTGGTCTGTGAGTGACATCTGGATTTAAGGCCTGCCTGAGCATTTGGTGCCAATTCATGTTGCAGTTAAAACCACCTGTTTAGTGGAGCAGTGGAGAGAGGTTGGTGTGAATAAAATAATGTCTTTCAGATTTGGCTGGTTTATAGTGTCCAGGTATCCTTCTCAGAAATAAGAATGGGCACAAAGAACTCCTTTGTGGCTCAAACCAAAATATGCAAAAAATATCTTCaccttctaattttaattttgttcatgCTTTGAAACCCTTAAAAAATTGCTTGCACTTGTGTTGGGAGGGGTACATGCATACCATGGtccatatgttttgtttttgaaatggggGTCTTAACACgttgctcagactggccttggagTCCTGGGCTCAAGGGATCCTCCTCCATCACCTCCTATTAGCTGGGACTGCTGTGCCCTAGCATgcttaacatttcttttctttcttttttttaatgggaggGAAATAAAAGATCCTCATTAGGGTGTTTGGGGGAGGCATATGGTAACAAGCAtaagtttcatttaaaaagaggTTATctgaggggccagcaagatggccaaTTGTGTAAAAGTTcttgtgtttgatccccaggactggtGGAAAGAaaaaaccaactcccaaaagttgtcctcccTCCGACTCCAcacacccatacccacacacactaCAGTAGTAGTTTTAGTCATCTAAAGAGGGGAGGTAACCTGTTATATGTAAGCCACTTCAGGGAACAGATTCAAAGAGGCTCTGCACGTTATAGGAGTGTTTACATTTTTCCAGGAGAGGTAGTCCTCTGCAGAAACGAGAAACTGGGATTCTAGCTACATATGCTATATGGATGCTCTGCCGGGAGGGAGTAGATAGGAAGGTGGTGGAACAACAGCTTGACACCATTTTGGGAGATGGAAAGGAAACTGGAATACcacatgaatgctaggcaaaacCAGACTGTCTTGATACTTGCCAAGGATGGCATTGAACTGTTATtcctgccagtgctgggattacagctgtgcatcATCCCTCCCAGTTTACATGGTTTTTAGGACTAAGCCCAGAGTTTCATGCATGCTGTGTAAGTTTCCTATCAACTTGATTTCCTGTGCCCCCACCACAAACTTGTAAGTGGGGTTGTAGAGCAGGGCTTTGAACTGACCTGACATGGCCTACATCTACCCTGGAACTGGGGGGTCAGGGAAGCAAGTTCTCACCTGACCTGATAAGACATGTGGCTTTCTGAAGGGatcttgttcctcctcctcctcccttgttGGCTTCAGTCTATTATAAACTTCCTCCACCTTGACTTGGGGGCAGTGATTCCTCTGCTGTCTACCATTCACCTCCTCCCGACTCCTGTGGTTCGGGCGCACATTCTGTTGGCTGGAGGCCTAGTACAAGGGGACAGCTCCTAGAGTGTGATTCTACAATGGAGTGCTCAGAAGGAAGGCTCTGCTGGGATACCGCCCAGCCTACAAGTGGCCAATCAGTGTGATCTGGGCCAcactggaagaagaggaaggtTCTTCAGAGGTAAGCTTCCTTCTTTGGACCTTGAGCATGGTGCTAGATAAGTGGTCTGTACTGTCTGCTTTTCCAGGATAGCTGTCTTGAGTCATCCAGGAAATGCCATTTACAAGATGCGGCCTGGGCTGGGTACCATGTTACAGTGTCCGTTCTTCCTCAACTTTGTTGTGGGGGGCAGTGCTGTGTGCTCACATAGGACGTGGACAGGGCAGGTCAAATCAAACTGACTTCTCCCTAGATTAGAATGCACAACATGTTGGGGGACACATCTCGTAAGGCTAGAGGAAGTGACatgccaaaccaaaccaaagctgAATGGCTTACAAGCTGCTTACTCAGCAGCAAGGAAACTGGGCCTTTGGCTACAGGAGTAGAATAACAAGTCAGGATGCAGGGGGTATGGGACTTAGGGGCTAAATACTTATTTGAAGGGAAACAAGGGGGAGGAggattctgagttcaaagccagtaaGGCTCCAGCAACGTCTGGAAGCCAGCGTAAAACGATGCCCAGGAAGTATTCCTGTAAGATCTGCAGACCCAGCTGGGAAGGTAAACTGATTTCCTCTGGTGCCCACTTGTCACAGGCCTGGCCGGTACTGTAGTGTCTTAGTAGCTGTCTGAGAAACCCAGCGAGTTTCCAGATACGGCTATGATTCACAGATACATAATCTTCAGTTCAAGCCCCTGATCAAACCCCCCTTTTCTTGACTAGTTCTCACGTTTGCTAAATGCAGTTCACATTTTCTTGGGGCTAGAAGGATGAAGTGACATCTTGTATGTCTGTCAGTCTCCTGGATATCCATGGAGTCTCTGTTGTTTTCCCAGTGTTGACCGCCCCATCTACTTCTACCTGGCAAGACACCAGCATACCTCTTTTAGAGGCTGGCAAGCAGAGGAAAGAGACCAGAGGCCTAGACACTACTCTCTTTAGTTTCCAAGAACATAGGCCCCCAGCCATGTCCATCCCCAAAGGAAGAAACCCATACACCCAAACTAGTGTCTGAGAACATTTTTATTAAGGACAGATGGGGTCACAGCATCTTAGAAAGCCTATTCTCTGCCATCGTGGAAAGAGCAGGACAAGACCCGGGCACTTCAAGGAACCAGGGGGATGTGAATTCCTGAGCCAACTTGTGTCGGGTGGGTAGGTGACTGGCTGCTCACAGACATCCCGTTCTCTAAAGGATCCAGCTCTTCTTTAGTTTGGAGTAGCCAGAGCTGCCTGCCAGCTTGCTCAGAGCCTGCTCCAGGGCAGGGCTAGAACGAGCAAGGCATGCAAGGCCAGAGGGACACCACTGATTCCAAGCCAGACCCCTGCTTCCAGGGCAGGCCATGGTTGTCAGTACTAGGGCTGAGAGTCCCTGAGAGGGGCTGCTGGCATAAGGGTGCCCCCATAGTGAGCAGAGAGCAGTGAGGGGTAACAGGCAGGTAGAACTAAGCTATCAGACAGTTGGACTATCTCTAGATTCAGAAAAGCAACAAGAACAAATGGTGGTTTGTTTGGACAACTTCTGACAGAATTTGGCATTTTATTACAAATCTGAatgtgaatgaaataaaatccATTGTCACTTTTCTGCCAATGAAGAGACAGACGTAGAAACGCAGGCCCGGTGCTCTGGCCATCCTGGGCACATGAAGTCTCCAGAAACCTGCCCCATGCATACCTAAAActaaagcacagttcatttatgcACCACAGGAGCCAAACACTTGGAAAACTATATAGTGTTACACTGCCTGAGAGGACCTGTCTCACTCCTTTATAGGCAAAACCCAGAGCTGTCTTCCAAGTAGGTGAGGCCCAGGTAGCCCTGAAGTTAAAGAACTACGGTTAAAGCAGAAAGCTAGAGCTCTTGAGGCAATCTTCTCCACAGGATCTAGACCCTAAGTGAGTTGGTGGACACAGGCAGTCAGGCCGACAGCTCCCTCAGGTGGCACCACTGCTTCAAGGACAGTCCCACGTGCCTTGAAAAGACATTAACATTCAAATCTTGACAA
Coding sequences:
- the Ydjc gene encoding carbohydrate deacetylase isoform X2, which produces MAWPRVQLVVTADDFGYCPRRDEGIVEAFLAGTVTSVSLLVNGTAAESAAELARRHSIPTGLHANLSEGRPVGPARHNASSLLSPEGFFLGKMGFREALAAGDVALPQVREELEAQLSRFRELLGRSPTHVDGHQHVHVLPGVCQVFAEALQAFGVRFTRLPVECGVGSCSWLEAPARAFACTVERDARAAMGPFSRHGLRWTDAFVGLSTCGRHMSAHRVLASLARALEDIPAGRALTAELMAHPGYPSVPPAGGCGEGPDAFSCSWERLHELHVLTAPTLRARLAQNGVQLCALDDLDSKRPGEGVPCEATLEPFLEPSLP
- the Ydjc gene encoding carbohydrate deacetylase isoform X3 produces the protein MDINMGQKKNLRSRRPGFAALAETSRWQKQRRRAVAFRRVRRGGASAAFGAESGCCSPCPPVSRRRSAAMAWPRVQLVVTADDFGYCPRRDEGIVEAFLAGTVTSVSLLVNGTAAESAAELARRHSIPTGLHANLSEGRPVGPARHNASSLLSPEGFFLGKMGFREALAAGDVALPQVREELEAQLSRFRELLGRSPTHVDGHQHVHVLPGGPTPLWA
- the Ydjc gene encoding carbohydrate deacetylase isoform X1, with translation MDINMGQKKNLRSRRPGFAALAETSRWQKQRRRAVAFRRVRRGGASAAFGAESGCCSPCPPVSRRRSAAMAWPRVQLVVTADDFGYCPRRDEGIVEAFLAGTVTSVSLLVNGTAAESAAELARRHSIPTGLHANLSEGRPVGPARHNASSLLSPEGFFLGKMGFREALAAGDVALPQVREELEAQLSRFRELLGRSPTHVDGHQHVHVLPGVCQVFAEALQAFGVRFTRLPVECGVGSCSWLEAPARAFACTVERDARAAMGPFSRHGLRWTDAFVGLSTCGRHMSAHRVLASLARALEDIPAGRALTAELMAHPGYPSVPPAGGCGEGPDAFSCSWERLHELHVLTAPTLRARLAQNGVQLCALDDLDSKRPGEGVPCEATLEPFLEPSLP